A genomic window from Lotus japonicus ecotype B-129 chromosome 1, LjGifu_v1.2 includes:
- the LOC130730768 gene encoding pentatricopeptide repeat-containing protein At2g22410, mitochondrial-like codes for MKNLLIVVPRSLRGTPKQPKSLHHLQQRQPLSSASKWNSTTNVVITNPILVIMESCSTMRQLKQIHARMTRTGLITHTFPASRLLAFCALADAGDIRYAHLLFHRVIDEPNTFMWNTMIRGYRKARNPNIAFSYFLRMLRHRVEMDCRSFVFALKACEELSGDFEGESVHCVVRKLGFDSELLVRNGLIHFYADRGWLKHAREVFDESSLKDVVTWTTMIDGYASRNCSELAMELFNLMLRGDVEPNEVTLIAVLSACSQMGDIEMGRRVHENMEKKNMRCSLNLHNALLDMYVKCGSLVAARELFDRMETRDVFSWTSMVNGYAKCGDLENARRFLDQTPHKNVVSWSAMLAGYSQNNKPKESLKLFHEMMGAGVVPEEHALVSVLSACGQLSCLNLGHWIHQHFVIEKGMHPSVTLANAILDMYAKCGSIEAAAEVFNAISERNLVSWNSMIAGYAANGQAKQAVNVFDQMRCMGFKPDDITFVNLLTACSHGGLISEGQEYFYTMERNYGIKPKREHYSCMIDLLGRTGLLKEAYELITSMPMQPCEAAWGALLNACRMHGNVELARLSACNLLSLDPEDSGIYVLLANICANERKWGDVKRVRSLMRDKGVKKIPGHSLVEVDGEFKEFLVADESHPQSEEIYKVLDEIFLSSELEDYDTDIFV; via the coding sequence ATGAAAAATTTGCTGATCGTTGTTCCTCGCTCACTACGCGGAACCCCTAAGCAACCCAAATCACTGCATCATCTCCAACAGCGTCAACCACTGTCCTCTGCATCCAAATGGAACTCCACAACCAACGTCGTAATCACCAACCCAATCCTCGTGATCATGGAATCATGTTCCACCATGCGGCAACTGAAGCAGATTCATGCCCGCATGACCCGGACCGGTCTCATCACCCACACGTTCCCGGCGAGCAGGCTCCTCGCCTTCTGCGCGCTCGCCGATGCCGGAGACATTCGCTACGCCCACCTTCTCTTCCACCGCGTCATCGACGAGCCCAACACTTTCATGTGGAACACCATGATCAGAGGATATCGGAAAGCCAGGAACCCCAACATTGCCTTCTCCTACTTCCTCCGAATGCTGCGGCACCGCGTTGAAATGGACTGCAGAAGCTTCGTTTTCGCGCTAAAGGCGTGTGAGGAGCTATCTGGGGATTTTGAGGGGGAATCAGTGCATTGCGTTGTGAGGAAACTGGGGTTTGATTCGGAGTTGCTTGTGAGGAATGGGTTGATCCATTTTTATGCTGATCGTGGTTGGTTGAAACATGCGCGCGAGGTGTTTGATGAAAGTTCTCTAAAGGATGTTGTTACTTGGACCACGATGATTGATGGGTATGCGAGCCGTAATTGTTCGGAATTGGCTATGGAGCTGTTCAATTTGATGTTGCGCGGTGATGTTGAGCCGAATGAGGTGACGCTGATTGCGGTGCTTTCGGCGTGCTCTCAGATGGGTGACATTGAAATGGGGAGAAGAGTTCATGAAAACATGGAAAAGAAGAATATGAGGTGTAGTTTAAATTTGCACAATGCCTTATTGGACATGTATGTGAAATGTGGCAGTTTGGTGGCTGCTAGAGAGCTTTTTGATAGAATGGAAACTAGGGATGTGTTCTCGTGGACTAGCATGGTTAACGGGTATGCCAAATGTGGTGACTTGGAAAATGCAAGGAGGTTTCTCGATCAAACTCCTCACAAAAATGTCGTCTCCTGGAGTGCAATGCTTGCAGGATATTCTCAGAATAACAAACCCAAGGAATCGTTGAAGTTGTTTCATGAAATGATGGGGGCAGGTGTTGTTCCGGAGGAGCACGCCTTAGTGAGTGTGCTCTCTGCTTGTGGCCAGCTGAGTTGCTTGAATTTAGGTCATTGGATTCATCAACATTTTGTCATTGAAAAAGGGATGCACCCTAGTGTCACTCTGGCAAATGCAATTCTTGACATGTATGCCAAATGTGGAAGCATAGAGGCTGCAGCGGAAGTCTTCAATGCAATTTCAGAGAGGAACCTGGTTTCATGGAATTCTATGATTGCAGGGTATGCTGCTAACGGTCAAGCAAAGCAAGCTGTCAACGTATTTGACCAGATGAGGTGCATGGGATTTAAGCCGGACGACATTACATTTGTGAATTTGTTGACAGCCTGCAGTCATGGTGGCTTAATCTCAGAAGGCCAAGAATATTTTTACACCATGGAAAGAAACTATGGGATAAAACCCAAAAGGGAACATTATTCATGCATGATTGATCTTCTGGGCCGAACTGGGCTCCTGAAAGAAGCTTACGAGTTGATAACGAGTATGCCAATGCAACCTTGTGAGGCTGCATGGGGTGCCCTTCTAAATGCTTGTAGAATGCATGGCAATGTTGAGCTGGCCAGGTTGTCGGCTTGTAATCTTCTAAGCTTGGATCCAGAAGATAGTGGAATATATGTTCTGCTGGCGAATATTTGTGCTAATGAGAGAAAATGGGGTGATGTGAAGAGGGTGCGAAGTTTGATGAGAGACAAGGGTGTGAAGAAGATTCCTGGTCATAGCTTAGTAGAGGTAGATGGTGAATTTAAAGAGTTTTTAGTGGCAGATGAATCACACCCTCAATCTGAGGAGATATATAAAGTACTAGATGAAATATTTTTGTCGTCAGAATTGGAAGACTATGACACTGACATATTTGTATAA
- the LOC130730769 gene encoding pterocarpan synthase 1-like, which translates to MTNSSKTISATLLVSLALITFLFSSTVNASYYEKISPTQLGFKEEKLTHLRFFFHDIVTGPKPSMVISVESPIKDKSKSPLPFGSIVVMEDPLTLGPELDSNLIGKAQGFYMTVAQEAELYLELIMGMTFTFMEGEFNGSTLTVMGRNTISSPIREMPIVGGTGAFRFARGFVQPKTYQVDYYKGDAVVEYNVYVFHYTSPSSFWDV; encoded by the coding sequence ATGACCAACTCCTCCAAAACCATTTCTGCCACTCTCCTAGTTTCCCTTGCGCTTATTACTTTTCTCTTCTCCTCCACGGTGAATGCTAGTTATTATGAAAAGATTTCCCCAACACAGCTAGGTTTCAAAGAGGAGAAGCTCACCCACCTTCGCTTCTTCTTCCATGACATCGTTACGGGCCCGAAGCCCTCCATGGTCATATCCGTCGAGTCACCCATCAAGGATAAGTCCAAGTCTCCACTGCCCTTCGGATCCATTGTGGTGATGGAGGACCCATTGACGTTGGGTCCCGAACTCGATTCCAACCTCATTGGAAAAGCCCAAGGGTTTTACATGACAGTAGCCCAGGAAGCTGAGCTGTACTTGGAGCTAATCATGGGAATGACATTTACGTTCATGGAGGGTGAATTTAACGGGAGCACCTTAACTGTCATGGGGCGTAACACCATATCGTCTCCCATAAGGGAGATGCCAATCGTTGGTGGGACAGGGGCTTTCAGGTTTGCACGTGGTTTTGTTCAACCAAAGACTTACCAGGTTGATTACTACAAAGGTGATGCTGTTGTCGAGTACAACGTCTATGTGTTCCATTATACATCCCCATCTTCGTTCTGGGATGTTTAA